A region of Nostoc sp. 'Peltigera membranacea cyanobiont' N6 DNA encodes the following proteins:
- a CDS encoding DUF1565 domain-containing protein, with protein sequence MAQTFYVNPVSGSDTNIGSQQAPFKTITQALKVATDKTKIQLANGNYNAVSGEIFPLTVPSGVTVVGDETNIGNGILIEGSGSYLSRTFAGQNVTFVLSDKAELRGVTVTNSASRGSGVWIESTAPTVANSTFINCKREGVFATGDANPVILNNVFRENAANGIAIAKNSKGQIQGNTCIKTGFGIAISDTASPILRDNKLSENRSGIVISGSTRPVLRNNVSENNTDDGITVIGTALPDIGSTNSPGGNTLQNNGKFDLQNASSNKLVSVGNKINASKVTGNIEFADSSVPTPTPTPTPTPTPTPTPTPTPTPTPTPTPTPTPTPTPTPTPTPTPTPTPTPTPTPTPTPTIELTDISNHWAGGFIRELVKLGIVNGFPDRTFKPDATMTRAQYAALLVKAFNPPPNRPAIKFKDIPAEFWASKVIQQAYQGLFLSGFPDNTFSPNKNIQRVQVIVSLVNGLGLSADGTASIKAFDDQAKIPDYAKDEVVKAIDKGIIVNHPNLKQFNPTRDATRAEVTVMVYQALLDAGRVAAINSPYIVT encoded by the coding sequence ATGGCTCAGACTTTTTATGTAAATCCAGTATCAGGTAGTGATACCAACATTGGTAGCCAACAAGCCCCGTTCAAAACTATTACTCAAGCCCTTAAGGTAGCTACAGATAAAACCAAAATTCAACTAGCAAATGGTAATTATAATGCTGTTAGCGGTGAAATTTTTCCGCTAACTGTTCCATCGGGTGTGACAGTAGTAGGTGATGAAACAAACATTGGTAATGGTATTTTGATTGAAGGGAGTGGTAGCTACCTGAGCCGTACTTTTGCTGGTCAAAATGTCACATTTGTGCTGTCAGACAAGGCTGAATTACGGGGGGTGACTGTAACAAATTCGGCTAGCCGTGGTAGTGGTGTCTGGATTGAATCAACGGCTCCGACTGTTGCCAATAGCACCTTCATCAACTGTAAGCGGGAGGGAGTATTTGCTACAGGTGACGCTAACCCAGTTATTCTAAATAATGTATTCAGAGAGAATGCAGCCAATGGAATTGCGATCGCTAAAAATTCCAAAGGTCAAATTCAAGGTAATACCTGTATCAAAACTGGTTTTGGCATCGCCATTAGTGATACTGCATCACCTATACTTCGAGATAACAAACTTTCAGAAAACCGTTCTGGAATTGTTATCTCTGGTAGTACTCGCCCTGTATTGCGTAACAATGTCAGCGAAAATAACACTGACGATGGCATCACAGTAATTGGAACTGCCTTACCAGATATCGGCAGTACCAATAGTCCAGGAGGGAATACTCTACAAAATAACGGTAAATTCGATTTGCAAAATGCCAGTTCCAATAAGCTGGTTTCTGTGGGAAATAAAATAAATGCGTCTAAAGTTACAGGAAACATAGAGTTTGCAGATAGTTCGGTTCCCACACCAACACCAACACCGACACCAACTCCAACGCCAACTCCAACGCCAACACCAACACCAACACCAACTCCGACTCCCACACCAACTCCAACGCCAACGCCAACGCCAACTCCAACGCCAACGCCAACGCCAACTCCAACGCCAACGCCAACGCCAACGCCAACGCCAACTCCCACTATCGAATTAACTGATATTAGTAATCATTGGGCTGGTGGGTTTATTCGGGAATTAGTCAAATTGGGGATAGTTAATGGTTTTCCCGATCGCACATTTAAACCTGATGCTACAATGACACGGGCGCAATATGCCGCATTACTGGTAAAAGCTTTCAACCCACCACCAAATCGCCCCGCAATCAAATTCAAAGATATTCCAGCAGAATTTTGGGCATCCAAAGTAATTCAACAGGCATATCAAGGTTTATTTCTCTCTGGTTTTCCTGACAATACCTTTAGCCCCAACAAAAATATCCAGCGCGTGCAAGTGATTGTCTCCCTAGTGAATGGGTTGGGATTATCTGCTGATGGTACAGCGTCTATCAAAGCTTTTGATGACCAAGCAAAGATTCCTGATTATGCTAAAGATGAGGTCGTAAAAGCTATAGACAAGGGGATTATTGTCAATCACCCAAACCTCAAACAATTTAATCCCACCCGCGATGCAACACGCGCTGAGGTAACAGTTATGGTATATCAAGCTTTGCTAGATGCTGGTCGGGTAGCGGCGATTAACTCGCCTTATATTGTGACTTAA
- a CDS encoding tetratricopeptide repeat protein — protein MDWITLLRSLQSDFIKRLTSGCLLHCETEGQHSELTIISGERLKALREFCWLMAEKYKRVSPVRDVFISYLKGKLGEEVVKERLADFITEVDYEKRFGGDGNIDFTLTSDPSIGIEVKSRHGNIDRVRWSISSEEVEKNAVVVCIFIQEDVSEAQSQYHLFLAGFLPTRMIKLKTGKISFGIDQLLYGGGLLCYLEQLQSSLNNSSRQQASVYKYLPKPEILSKPANNQLLKSFFQPEYSNEDLNVLFVKLGDECFEKGEYPNAIANYTKALKVKSSDIDLYYKRGLAHYQLGDYEAAIADYSQAIYINIHDAKSYNKRGLALSQLGRLEEAINDYTEAIRINPNVAVAYKNRAEARSHVGDNQGAIEDYTQAIKINPHYADAYKNRGIARYLLGSQSIFPQAIKINPQDAIAYKKRGNARSDLGDFEGAIEDYTQSIQINPNYADAYYNRGNARSDLGDFQGAIEDYTQAIQINSNYADAYYNRGNIRLEIADKQGAIEDFQKAADIYRKEGKLEALKDTRERILDLEIEESLDILKF, from the coding sequence ATGGACTGGATTACACTACTGCGATCGCTACAGTCTGATTTTATTAAAAGGTTAACATCTGGTTGTTTGCTCCATTGTGAAACAGAAGGTCAACATAGTGAATTAACTATAATCTCTGGAGAAAGATTAAAGGCACTACGGGAATTTTGCTGGTTGATGGCTGAGAAATATAAGCGTGTTTCGCCAGTCCGTGACGTTTTTATCAGCTATCTCAAAGGTAAATTGGGTGAGGAAGTTGTCAAAGAACGTTTAGCAGATTTTATTACCGAAGTCGATTATGAAAAGCGATTCGGCGGCGATGGCAATATAGATTTTACCTTGACTTCTGACCCATCTATTGGTATAGAAGTTAAATCTCGTCACGGTAATATTGATAGAGTTAGATGGTCAATTAGTTCTGAAGAAGTTGAAAAAAATGCAGTTGTAGTTTGCATTTTTATTCAAGAAGATGTGAGTGAAGCACAATCTCAGTATCACCTTTTTTTGGCTGGCTTTCTGCCAACCCGGATGATTAAATTAAAGACTGGTAAAATTTCCTTTGGGATAGACCAATTACTGTATGGTGGTGGCTTACTTTGTTATTTAGAACAGTTACAATCTTCTCTAAATAACTCTTCTCGGCAACAGGCATCAGTTTACAAATATCTTCCGAAACCGGAAATTTTGTCTAAGCCAGCTAATAATCAGCTGCTCAAATCTTTTTTTCAACCTGAATATAGTAATGAAGATTTAAATGTACTTTTTGTAAAATTGGGAGATGAATGTTTTGAGAAAGGGGAATATCCCAATGCGATCGCTAACTATACTAAAGCGTTAAAAGTAAAATCTAGCGATATTGATTTATATTATAAACGAGGTTTAGCTCATTATCAACTAGGAGATTATGAAGCTGCGATCGCAGATTATTCTCAGGCAATCTATATAAATATTCATGATGCCAAATCTTACAATAAACGAGGTTTGGCTCTATCTCAACTGGGGCGATTAGAAGAAGCAATTAATGATTATACAGAGGCTATCAGAATTAACCCTAATGTTGCTGTTGCTTATAAAAACCGGGCTGAAGCTCGTTCTCATGTAGGAGATAACCAAGGAGCAATTGAAGATTATACCCAAGCGATTAAAATTAACCCTCATTATGCTGATGCTTATAAAAATCGTGGAATTGCTCGTTATTTATTAGGTTCTCAGTCGATATTTCCCCAAGCAATCAAGATTAATCCTCAAGATGCTATAGCTTATAAAAAACGTGGTAATGCTCGTTCTGATTTAGGAGATTTTGAAGGAGCAATTGAAGATTATACTCAGTCAATTCAGATTAATCCTAATTATGCCGATGCTTACTACAACCGTGGTAATGCTCGTTCTGATTTAGGAGATTTTCAGGGAGCAATTGAAGATTATACTCAAGCAATCCAGATTAATTCAAATTATGCCGATGCTTATTACAATCGTGGCAATATCCGTTTAGAAATAGCAGATAAACAGGGAGCAATTGAAGATTTCCAAAAAGCGGCAGACATCTATCGGAAAGAGGGTAAACTAGAAGCGCTCAAAGATACACGAGAAAGAATATTAGATTTAGAAATAGAAGAATCATTAGATATTTTAAAATTCTAG
- a CDS encoding acetate--CoA ligase family protein has translation MVLQKSSDLVRINARRTDVFDIFNFKHYIGPNPYLDTGALVFDFALIDSREPLPIEDYIASIGDRYPNLGSQSYESHAHLFAQVVSEVGKLDMDLHLNHWSVKPYPDFVRISVQSLHERTTREVAYFVWDWFEAVTQNEDFNFDEQLVRLQNRFRASVYGGPTVYALLRTAYEKGIPAFYLWEEGLMQYGFGKKHVRGVATTFNCDSHLDSEFTTRKDDCKAFLKTLGFPVPEGDIVFTEKEALATARKIGYPVAVKPVVGHKGIGVTADVQDSKEVEFAYHRALAAIPEDQLTRIIVEKSISGSDFRMLCVNGRFVAATERRPASVVGDGYLTLAELIRIENRKPARLDTPTSPMSKIQVDEAMQLYLEEQRLSLDSVIEKGRTVYLRKVANLSAGGMSIDATQTVHADNIILAQDIAQHFQLTCLGIDVITKSLAESWKSSNFAILEINAAPGVLMHLKPSEGESVDVPSHILETFFESGTDARIPIITFNKISVEELQETIDHILLQHPDLTIGAVCRDAVFVNRSKKVLGKNYNSNVQTLLRHPKLDLLIAEYAEEILDEDGMFYQSSNIVVLDNPTETEMILARDVFDSSTVVIRKGNSISVRRKGLIEDYTLAEDEPFTRVYLKETGTIF, from the coding sequence ATGGTTCTACAAAAAAGCAGTGATTTAGTCCGCATTAATGCTAGAAGAACGGATGTATTCGATATTTTCAACTTCAAGCATTACATTGGGCCCAACCCCTATTTAGATACAGGGGCGCTAGTATTTGACTTTGCTCTAATTGACTCTAGAGAGCCTTTGCCCATTGAAGATTATATTGCAAGCATAGGCGATCGCTATCCAAATCTGGGCAGCCAAAGTTACGAATCCCATGCCCATCTGTTTGCCCAAGTTGTGTCCGAAGTCGGAAAACTGGACATGGATTTGCACCTTAACCATTGGAGTGTTAAACCATATCCAGACTTCGTGCGAATTAGCGTCCAATCACTACACGAACGCACAACTAGAGAAGTAGCTTATTTTGTTTGGGATTGGTTTGAAGCCGTTACCCAAAACGAGGACTTTAACTTTGATGAGCAGCTAGTGAGGCTGCAAAATAGATTCCGCGCATCCGTCTATGGTGGCCCGACGGTCTACGCTCTATTGCGAACAGCCTACGAAAAAGGTATTCCCGCCTTTTATTTGTGGGAAGAAGGATTAATGCAATACGGCTTTGGAAAAAAACATGTCCGGGGAGTAGCGACAACATTTAACTGTGATAGTCATTTAGATTCGGAGTTCACCACCCGTAAGGATGACTGCAAGGCATTTTTAAAAACCTTGGGTTTCCCAGTCCCTGAAGGCGATATCGTCTTTACTGAAAAAGAAGCCTTAGCCACGGCAAGAAAAATTGGCTACCCAGTGGCGGTTAAGCCAGTGGTAGGTCACAAAGGAATTGGCGTTACGGCTGACGTACAAGACTCAAAAGAAGTGGAATTTGCTTATCACAGGGCATTAGCCGCGATTCCTGAAGATCAACTAACTCGGATAATTGTTGAGAAAAGTATTTCTGGCTCGGATTTTCGCATGTTGTGTGTCAATGGCAGATTTGTCGCCGCCACAGAACGCCGTCCAGCATCGGTTGTCGGTGATGGCTACTTAACGCTTGCAGAATTAATCCGTATAGAGAACCGCAAACCTGCACGTTTAGACACGCCTACCTCACCCATGAGTAAAATTCAGGTTGATGAAGCGATGCAACTCTACTTAGAGGAACAGCGCTTATCGTTAGACAGCGTGATTGAGAAGGGACGCACTGTTTATCTGCGTAAAGTTGCCAATCTTTCAGCCGGAGGTATGAGCATTGATGCAACCCAAACAGTTCATGCTGACAATATTATTTTGGCGCAAGATATTGCTCAACACTTTCAACTGACTTGTCTGGGGATTGATGTCATTACCAAAAGTCTCGCAGAATCTTGGAAATCGAGTAACTTCGCTATCCTAGAAATCAATGCTGCACCGGGAGTTTTAATGCATCTTAAACCTTCTGAAGGTGAAAGTGTTGATGTACCTTCTCATATTTTAGAAACCTTTTTTGAGTCGGGTACAGATGCGAGGATACCGATTATTACCTTTAATAAAATCTCAGTCGAAGAACTGCAAGAAACCATTGACCATATCCTTTTGCAACATCCCGACTTGACAATAGGGGCCGTTTGTCGTGATGCAGTTTTTGTGAATCGCTCGAAAAAAGTATTAGGCAAAAACTACAATAGCAACGTCCAAACTTTGCTGCGTCATCCCAAACTTGATTTGCTAATTGCCGAGTATGCGGAAGAAATCTTAGATGAAGACGGGATGTTTTACCAGAGTAGTAATATCGTCGTTTTGGATAATCCCACCGAAACTGAAATGATCCTGGCGCGGGATGTCTTTGATAGTTCTACTGTGGTGATTAGAAAAGGTAACAGTATCTCTGTTCGTCGTAAAGGGTTGATTGAAGATTATACTTTGGCTGAAGATGAACCATTTACACGGGTTTATTTGAAAGAAACTGGAACGATTTTTTGA
- a CDS encoding cyanophycinase: MVESNPKRQLVIIGGAEDKEGDCQILRDFVRRAGGTKAYIAIMTAATELPREVGENYIRVFQRLGAENVRILDTETREDASSSTALEAINKATGIFFTGGDQARITNILKDTEIDVAIHKRFAEGIVIAGTSAGAAVMPDKMIVEGDSQTHPRIETVEMGPGLGFLPGVVIDQHFSQRGRLGRLISALILEPAVLGFGIDENTAMVVTDNQIEVIGEGAVTIVDESEATYNNMGEILKDESLAIFGAKLHILPHGFKFDLKTRQPIPGNRSVANLPVSVA; encoded by the coding sequence ATAGTGGAAAGTAATCCCAAACGGCAGCTAGTAATTATTGGGGGAGCTGAAGATAAGGAAGGGGATTGCCAAATTCTGCGGGACTTTGTGCGACGCGCTGGCGGTACCAAAGCATACATTGCGATTATGACGGCGGCGACAGAATTACCAAGAGAAGTTGGAGAAAATTATATTAGAGTATTTCAGAGGTTGGGAGCTGAGAATGTTCGCATTCTTGATACAGAAACCCGCGAAGACGCATCTTCATCTACCGCATTGGAAGCAATTAATAAAGCAACTGGGATATTTTTTACCGGCGGAGACCAAGCTCGCATCACCAACATCCTCAAGGATACCGAAATCGATGTGGCGATTCATAAACGGTTTGCCGAAGGTATAGTTATCGCAGGTACAAGTGCCGGAGCCGCCGTGATGCCAGATAAAATGATCGTGGAAGGTGATTCGCAGACACATCCTCGAATTGAAACTGTCGAAATGGGCCCTGGTCTAGGCTTTTTACCAGGGGTGGTAATTGACCAGCATTTTTCCCAACGCGGACGCTTGGGACGCTTAATTTCAGCTTTAATACTAGAACCTGCTGTTTTGGGGTTCGGTATTGACGAAAATACCGCTATGGTCGTCACAGATAACCAAATTGAAGTGATTGGTGAGGGTGCGGTGACTATTGTTGATGAATCAGAGGCTACATACAACAATATGGGCGAAATTTTGAAGGATGAGTCTTTGGCGATTTTCGGAGCAAAGCTTCATATCTTGCCACATGGCTTCAAATTTGACTTGAAAACCCGCCAACCCATCCCTGGTAATCGCTCTGTGGCAAATCTCCCTGTATCTGTTGCTTAA
- a CDS encoding tetratricopeptide repeat protein — MPKGNGITERKIQLPITYLKPVKRNTITHEFDSGSQAEIVPPQESDDNLSEASKLLRQGIKQQQTGELIAALKSLQQSLGLFQAVGDLQKQAQALSFLGLVTYSAGDYKGAISYSEQCLSLLNNTSDLVLQMQALSHLGNSYRHLNDHNKAIEFLQKCLKITQQLQDKRSQVAALNNLGLVYKALSNFAQAIEYQQQSLEIVRELKDNWGEEQVLKNLGNAWYALNNYPKAIAYYEQCVVLARSLKNVRSALQVLKNLGNACYALGDYPKAIKYYEDRLELAREIQDKRSEEQSLGSLGVACEALSDYNKAITYYEQRLLLARNIKDRRSEEEALDRLKVACYALGDYAKAMQYQQGTSPNS; from the coding sequence ATGCCTAAAGGCAATGGAATAACAGAGCGAAAAATACAATTACCCATAACATACCTAAAACCAGTGAAGCGTAATACAATTACCCATGAATTTGACTCTGGTTCACAAGCAGAAATAGTCCCTCCACAGGAAAGTGATGACAATTTATCGGAAGCGTCCAAGCTACTACGGCAAGGAATAAAACAGCAGCAAACTGGTGAATTAATCGCGGCGCTGAAGTCTTTACAACAATCCTTGGGGCTATTTCAGGCAGTTGGGGATTTGCAAAAACAGGCACAGGCGCTTTCTTTTTTAGGATTGGTAACTTACAGCGCCGGAGATTATAAGGGTGCTATCTCTTACTCAGAGCAGTGTTTGTCTTTGCTGAATAACACCTCAGATTTAGTATTGCAAATGCAAGCACTTTCCCATTTAGGCAATTCATACCGTCACCTGAATGACCATAATAAGGCTATTGAGTTTCTGCAAAAGTGTTTGAAAATAACGCAACAGCTGCAAGACAAACGGAGTCAAGTGGCAGCACTGAATAATTTGGGATTGGTATATAAAGCTTTGAGCAACTTTGCACAGGCTATTGAGTATCAGCAGCAAAGCCTAGAGATTGTGCGGGAACTCAAAGATAACTGGGGCGAGGAACAGGTACTCAAAAATTTGGGTAATGCTTGGTATGCTTTGAATAATTACCCAAAAGCGATCGCCTATTATGAACAGTGTGTAGTACTGGCACGCTCCTTAAAAAATGTTCGCAGTGCTTTGCAGGTGCTAAAGAATCTAGGGAATGCTTGTTATGCTTTAGGTGATTATCCTAAAGCTATTAAGTATTATGAAGATCGGTTGGAATTAGCTAGAGAGATTCAAGACAAGCGTAGCGAGGAACAGTCTTTAGGTAGTTTAGGAGTTGCTTGTGAAGCTTTGAGTGACTATAACAAAGCAATTACATATTATGAGCAACGTTTGTTGTTAGCTAGGAATATCAAAGACCGTCGCAGTGAAGAAGAAGCTCTCGATCGTCTGAAGGTCGCTTGCTACGCTTTGGGCGATTATGCCAAAGCTATGCAATACCAACAAGGAACATCTCCAAATAGTTAA
- a CDS encoding phosphoribosyltransferase encodes MSHTPFFADRTHAGELLAQVIHDVLTQQTIDSGVKPVPIVYALPRGGVPVAVPIARLLDCPLTIVIAKKISHPENPELAIGAVTTSGNVLWSNQKLFRPQHDTRLREVALNKAINQAKSLEAQLITACPQVNAENATVILVDDGIATGMTIAVAATAIKILSPAAVWLCTPVAPHKLLPWLEQWGDRTIVLQTPESFWSVSNFYAQFPQVDTLEVLRYLQQQNTME; translated from the coding sequence ATGTCACACACCCCATTTTTCGCCGATCGCACCCATGCGGGTGAATTATTGGCGCAAGTGATTCATGATGTTTTGACTCAGCAAACTATTGATTCTGGGGTAAAGCCTGTACCAATTGTTTATGCTTTGCCAAGAGGGGGTGTACCAGTTGCAGTACCAATCGCACGTCTTTTGGATTGTCCGTTGACAATCGTCATAGCCAAAAAGATTAGCCATCCAGAAAACCCAGAGTTAGCCATTGGTGCAGTCACTACTTCTGGAAATGTTCTTTGGAGTAATCAAAAGCTATTTCGCCCTCAACATGATACCCGATTGCGGGAAGTCGCTTTAAATAAAGCCATCAACCAAGCTAAGTCTCTTGAAGCTCAATTAATTACTGCTTGTCCGCAGGTGAATGCCGAGAATGCTACGGTCATTTTAGTTGATGATGGCATTGCTACAGGTATGACAATAGCAGTAGCGGCAACTGCCATCAAAATACTTTCGCCAGCAGCAGTTTGGCTATGTACTCCAGTAGCGCCACACAAATTGCTACCTTGGTTAGAACAGTGGGGCGATCGCACAATTGTCTTGCAAACACCAGAATCCTTCTGGAGTGTAAGTAATTTTTATGCCCAATTTCCCCAAGTTGATACATTAGAAGTTCTCAGATATCTCCAGCAACAAAATACAATGGAGTGA
- a CDS encoding uracil-DNA glycosylase — translation MSSETQLSLFDDSNFNQRELIPTDAKIAIAPGTYSDITELTQDCDRCHRCPLGDTRTHAVVGRGNLKAPIMVIGEAPGQNEDETGLPFVGRSGQLLEKILASVNLTTEHDVYIANINKCRPPDNRVPTPTEVAACLPYLLEQIRLVDPKIILLTGATAVKGITGDKRGITKIRGQWLEWEGRLCMPIFHPSYLLRNASKEKGAPKWLMWQDIQAVRAKLDEIQNNS, via the coding sequence ATGAGCAGCGAAACCCAACTTAGCCTCTTCGACGACTCAAACTTTAACCAACGAGAACTGATTCCCACAGATGCGAAAATTGCGATCGCTCCCGGAACTTATTCTGACATAACGGAGTTGACACAGGATTGCGATCGCTGCCACCGTTGTCCATTGGGAGACACTCGCACTCATGCTGTTGTCGGACGCGGTAATCTCAAAGCACCAATTATGGTTATAGGAGAAGCACCTGGTCAAAATGAAGACGAAACGGGTTTACCATTTGTAGGCAGATCGGGGCAGTTACTAGAGAAAATTTTGGCATCTGTAAATTTGACTACTGAGCATGATGTATACATTGCTAATATAAATAAATGTCGCCCACCAGATAATAGAGTTCCTACTCCAACAGAAGTGGCGGCTTGTCTACCTTACTTACTAGAACAAATTCGCCTAGTTGACCCCAAAATCATCCTATTAACAGGTGCAACTGCTGTTAAAGGCATCACTGGCGATAAGCGAGGAATTACGAAAATTCGCGGACAGTGGCTGGAGTGGGAAGGACGTTTATGTATGCCAATTTTTCATCCTTCTTACTTGCTGCGTAACGCTTCTAAAGAAAAAGGTGCGCCTAAATGGTTGATGTGGCAGGATATCCAGGCAGTGCGTGCCAAGTTAGACGAAATCCAAAATAACAGCTAA
- a CDS encoding endonuclease domain-containing protein, whose translation MTQDQNPNPNSLTNSSPPSSLAGRGLGGGVPGYPWQTPHELWKKLKPLARQMRCEPTPAEKLLWHKLRDKQLLGFKFRRQQTIDRFIVDFYCNEARLVVEVDGEIHDYTQEEDAIRQEFLETLGLQVVRFRNEDILERMEGVLQHIAAWLQR comes from the coding sequence ATGACCCAAGATCAAAACCCCAACCCAAACTCTCTCACTAACTCCAGTCCCCCCTCCTCGCTTGCGGGGAGGGGGTTAGGGGGTGGGGTTCCGGGATACCCTTGGCAAACCCCCCACGAACTTTGGAAAAAACTTAAGCCATTAGCCCGACAGATGCGGTGTGAACCAACTCCAGCAGAAAAGTTACTTTGGCACAAGTTGAGAGACAAGCAACTTTTGGGTTTTAAGTTCCGCCGTCAGCAAACAATTGACCGTTTTATCGTCGATTTTTACTGTAATGAAGCGCGGTTAGTGGTGGAAGTAGATGGCGAAATTCATGATTACACGCAAGAAGAAGATGCGATACGTCAAGAATTTTTGGAGACTTTGGGGTTGCAGGTTGTGCGATTTAGAAATGAGGATATTCTGGAGAGGATGGAGGGGGTGTTGCAGCATATTGCTGCTTGGTTGCAGAGATAG